From one Nitrospira sp. MA-1 genomic stretch:
- a CDS encoding carbon-nitrogen hydrolase: MKIGLIQMACSANPFENLERAVGKVEDAARNGAQIICLPELFRSQYFCQKEDAVLFDLAETVPGPSTEALSKIANARGVTILVSVFERRTAGVYHNSIVVLDERGEMAGLYRKMHIPDDPAYYEKFYFTPGDRGFQAIKTTHATVGTLICWDQWYPEAARMTALQGAEILFYPTAIGWHPKEKSEEGQAQREAWITIQRSHAIANGVFVVAVNRVGHEAPAGGDGLEFWGSSFVCDPFGVVLAQASVEKEETLVVDIDLKRIEEVRRNWPFLRDRRIDAYGGITKRFLDE; encoded by the coding sequence ATGAAAATTGGATTGATTCAAATGGCCTGCTCGGCCAATCCTTTTGAGAATCTGGAACGAGCCGTTGGCAAGGTTGAGGATGCGGCGCGAAACGGGGCGCAGATTATCTGTCTGCCTGAGTTGTTTCGCTCTCAATACTTTTGCCAGAAGGAAGATGCGGTCTTGTTTGATCTGGCAGAAACCGTGCCTGGGCCTTCCACGGAGGCATTGAGCAAGATTGCCAATGCCCGTGGTGTGACCATTTTAGTGTCGGTGTTTGAGCGGCGGACGGCAGGGGTGTACCACAATTCCATTGTCGTGTTGGATGAACGGGGAGAGATGGCCGGTCTGTATCGGAAGATGCACATACCCGATGATCCGGCCTATTACGAAAAATTTTACTTTACCCCAGGGGATCGGGGGTTTCAGGCGATCAAGACGACGCATGCAACGGTCGGGACGTTGATCTGTTGGGATCAGTGGTACCCCGAAGCGGCTAGGATGACCGCCCTACAGGGAGCGGAGATCTTATTTTACCCTACGGCCATTGGTTGGCATCCCAAAGAAAAATCAGAAGAGGGCCAGGCCCAGCGTGAAGCCTGGATAACCATTCAACGCAGCCATGCCATCGCCAATGGTGTGTTTGTGGTGGCGGTGAATCGGGTCGGCCATGAGGCTCCGGCCGGGGGTGATGGGTTGGAGTTTTGGGGCAGTTCGTTTGTGTGTGATCCGTTTGGTGTGGTGCTGGCTCAAGCGTCAGTTGAGAAAGAAGAAACGCTGGTGGTGGATATCGATCTGAAGCGCATTGAGGAAGTTAGACGTAACTGGCCTTTCCTTCGCGATCGACGCATTGATGCATATGGAGGAATCACAAAGAGATTTTTAGATGAATAG
- a CDS encoding NAD(P)-dependent oxidoreductase, whose protein sequence is MNTSSPAADPIILPSPVRIGWIGTGVMGAPMCEHLLRAGYALTVHTRTPSKAQMLLDQGARWTESPAALVAEADVVCTMVGFPQDVRRIYLQPDGLLSQARPGQIFVDFTTSEPTLAGELASQAGSKSASALDAPVSGGDIGARDGTLSIMVGGDSRVFEAVRPILSVFGRTLVYQGQAGCGQHAKLCNQITIAGTMIGVCEALLYAHKAGLDGETLLRSISSGAAGCWTLDHLAPRILKRDFEAGFFVEHFIKDMGMALDEAKRMGLLLTGLSLVRKLYVAIQAKGHGPSGTHALLLALEDLSPTFLTEDSSPSLFV, encoded by the coding sequence ATGAATACCTCTTCCCCTGCGGCCGATCCTATTATTCTTCCCTCGCCTGTTCGAATTGGATGGATTGGGACTGGAGTCATGGGCGCCCCTATGTGTGAACATCTTCTTCGTGCGGGGTATGCCTTGACGGTACATACCCGCACCCCTTCTAAAGCTCAGATGTTGTTGGACCAAGGGGCCCGGTGGACAGAGTCTCCGGCAGCCTTAGTCGCGGAGGCCGATGTGGTGTGTACGATGGTGGGATTTCCTCAGGACGTTCGTCGGATATATCTCCAACCAGATGGCTTGTTGTCACAGGCTCGTCCGGGTCAGATCTTTGTGGATTTCACCACTTCTGAGCCGACGCTGGCCGGTGAATTAGCTAGTCAGGCCGGTTCAAAATCTGCGTCGGCTCTTGATGCGCCGGTTTCTGGCGGTGACATTGGGGCCAGAGATGGCACATTGTCCATTATGGTGGGTGGGGATTCAAGGGTGTTTGAAGCGGTCAGACCGATCCTATCCGTGTTTGGAAGAACTCTGGTGTATCAAGGCCAGGCCGGATGCGGGCAGCATGCCAAACTCTGTAATCAAATAACGATTGCGGGCACGATGATCGGTGTGTGTGAAGCGTTATTGTATGCCCACAAAGCCGGGTTGGATGGCGAAACCTTGTTACGCTCCATATCCAGTGGGGCTGCGGGATGCTGGACACTTGACCATTTGGCGCCACGGATATTGAAACGGGATTTTGAAGCCGGATTTTTTGTGGAGCATTTCATTAAAGATATGGGTATGGCGTTAGATGAAGCCAAACGAATGGGCTTACTTCTGACAGGACTGTCACTTGTTCGAAAGCTCTATGTGGCGATTCAAGCCAAGGGTCACGGGCCTTCCGGTACCCATGCTCTGTTGTTGGCACTAGAAGATTTGTCGCCGACCTTTCTCACCGAAGATTCCTCCCCCTCGCTCTTTGTCTGA
- a CDS encoding agmatine deiminase family protein, with amino-acid sequence MPAEWERHEATWLGWPHNTKDWPGKMGAISWVYGEMVRKLSGGETVRILVNDKDHELKARRVLDKVGVDITRIQFFRVPTNRGWARDFGPIFVRRDQPDHQEAIARFRFTAWAKYPDWQLDDRIPVRLGAKLKIPVVPVERNRKGVVLEGGAIDVNGQGTLLTTEECLLDAQVQVRNPGYSRRDYEEVFGSHLGISQVLWLGQGIAGDDTHGHVDDVCRFVDPYTVVLCQESNPADENYRPLAENAERLEGMRVEDGRKLLVVPLPMPGPLYFEGRRLPASYANFYIGNAVVLVPTFNDPQDRVAVGIVADLFPDRTVVGIHAVDLVWGFGTIHCLTQQQPASDHLSIFKERS; translated from the coding sequence ATGCCCGCAGAGTGGGAGCGACACGAGGCGACTTGGCTAGGATGGCCCCATAATACGAAAGATTGGCCGGGGAAAATGGGAGCAATCTCTTGGGTGTATGGGGAAATGGTTCGAAAGCTCTCTGGTGGAGAAACTGTTCGAATTCTCGTGAATGACAAAGACCATGAATTAAAAGCCCGGCGGGTGTTAGACAAAGTTGGGGTCGATATTACCCGTATTCAATTTTTTCGTGTGCCGACCAATCGGGGGTGGGCGCGGGACTTTGGCCCTATTTTCGTGAGACGGGATCAGCCTGATCATCAAGAAGCGATTGCCCGTTTTCGCTTTACCGCCTGGGCCAAGTATCCGGATTGGCAATTGGATGATCGTATCCCGGTTCGGTTAGGCGCGAAACTGAAGATTCCCGTGGTTCCGGTTGAGCGAAATCGGAAAGGGGTTGTTCTGGAGGGTGGTGCCATCGATGTGAACGGCCAAGGGACCTTGTTGACCACGGAAGAATGTTTGTTGGATGCCCAGGTGCAGGTACGGAATCCTGGGTATTCTCGACGGGATTATGAGGAAGTGTTTGGCAGCCATTTAGGCATTTCCCAGGTTCTCTGGTTGGGACAAGGCATTGCTGGTGACGATACGCATGGGCATGTGGATGATGTGTGCCGGTTCGTGGATCCCTATACGGTGGTGCTCTGTCAGGAATCCAATCCAGCCGATGAAAACTATCGTCCATTGGCTGAAAATGCCGAGCGATTAGAGGGGATGCGGGTGGAAGACGGGAGAAAGTTACTGGTGGTGCCCTTGCCGATGCCTGGGCCGCTGTATTTTGAAGGACGACGGCTACCCGCCAGTTATGCCAATTTTTATATCGGCAACGCTGTCGTGTTGGTGCCCACCTTTAATGATCCTCAGGATCGGGTGGCGGTAGGGATTGTGGCTGACCTGTTTCCTGATCGCACCGTGGTGGGTATTCATGCCGTGGATCTGGTCTGGGGGTTCGGGACCATACATTGTTTGACGCAACAACAACCAGCCTCTGATCATTTGTCGATCTTCAAGGAGCGTTCATGA